DNA from Magnolia sinica isolate HGM2019 chromosome 19, MsV1, whole genome shotgun sequence:
GTGGACAAAGAGGTTGGAGATAGCGCTGTATTGGCCAAGCTAAGAGCGGACCACATggaggaattttttttaaaatgtattcggacaattttcaacttattgttgtaaatattatatatcctTAGTAAAGTAGTATaatatttgtttaatattcatttttaattgtattgTAACATTCtttaaatttcaaatattttatatatatatatatatatatatatatatatatatatatatatatatatatatatatatagttagttAGTTAGTTAGTTAGTTAGTTAGTTAGTTAGTTAGTTTATGAGCATCTATTTTATGCATGCATGGCACATTTATTGGCTTTTGCCACTAATAGCACATTTTGTACTGACCCTTCCTAAATGAGGAAGGGttcaaaaccgttcctaaataagGAAAAATATTTTTCGTAAAATAGTTATGAAAATTTAGGGTTTAGAACCGTTCTGAAATTGAACATTTGTGACGATTTTCAACCATCACTAAATTGGAAATTTGCGACAATTTTCAACTGTTCCTAATTTTTTGCGACGCCCGTTCCTAAATAGGAATTTTAGTCTACTTATCAATCGAACCTCTATTTCatatacagatttaagacatctactAACAAGTTTTTGGTTTGTGAGTATTGCTAGATGGCTGTTTGTTCAATTTATTAGTTTTTGGCTAAGGTTATATGATAGGTGGAGCTAGGGCTTTTTGTTGGCCCACCCGAATAGATGTAAAGCATCTTTTTTATCAATAAGATTTCagggtgtgctcccacctttaaaaaaaaaattctggttTTCAAACCCTGCATTAGGCAGGCCTGTTTAAATGGAACCTGAGTGGTCACTGGGGCTGTGTCATTGGACTGGCCTGTAGAAAtgcactaagggcccgtttggccgggtggattggaagggattgaatggtattagggtggatggcatggatttctaggtaatgatggtgttgtcaatggattgtcttgagatccatgggattgctatatccagtctgtttggcaggcccggccaatcctgggattaacccttcccatcccttcccatcccttccaatccctcgaaccaaacacgtcctaggcaaatttgagagtagggtggattggattggatttaaaggtaatgatggtgttgtcagtggattgtcttaagatgcatgggattgggatcagatcaccgactctgtttgtcacgccaggccaatcccaggatttaactttcaatcccttccaataccatccaatcccttccaatccaactggccaaacgggccctaagtactctctctctctctctctctctcacggaacttcttttcttctcatttttttaaGGCTGTTTGGCATGACGCCTACGAATGAATTCATTTCGTTTTAgtattacatattgtattgttgATTATCAATATTAATTTTGATCCTTGCCACTGCGATTTGGTTGCACGAAATATCaagaaattttcatttattttaatccGGTCCAATACAGTACCATGAGAATTATTTCCAGCATGTGCCTTGACAGATCACAAGCTTCCTACTAGCACTCTAACGAGAACAATTTCATTTGCAAACGTCATTTAAGCTAGTGTTTTATTTGGAGAAAACATCCTGGCCGATACAAAGAGCCGACTATCATCTCTTTGAAATGTTTAAATCTTTGGCCATGAAGATCACAGAAACTGGCCTGGCCCATGTATCACGAAACTTTCAAGGGTGCTGATTGAACAGTCCAAAAACAGTGTTAACAGAGCCAAAACCACCGTCGATCACGAAGTTTTGCCCACTCACGTATCCAGATTCATCACTCCCAAAGTAGAGAGCAGCTAAGGCGATGTCCTCTGCGGTTAGCTCCACACCATGAAGGTTACCGAAACCACTCATCCAGCCTTCCAAGTCCTTGTCTATGAAACGGTAGGACTTCACCAAAGATGAGTCGAGTAGGAAAGGCGATATGCAGTTCACTCTAACCCCAAACTGCCCGAGCTTCGCGGCCGTACTTCTTGTGAGCCCCACAAGAGCATGCTTTGATGCCACGTATGCATGTGATGCAACACCGTCGATGACCGACGCCACGCTCCCGTTGTTGATAATGCTGCCTTGTTTGGCCTGGATCATGACACGGGCTGCATGCTTGGTGCCCAAGAAGGCCCCCTTGATGTTGTTGCCAAGGACCTTATCGAAGTCAGCCAGCTCATTGTCTATTAGCCTCGTCTTCCACGGATCTATGAGGGCAGCATTGTTGAACATGATATCAAGCTTCCCAAACCTAGAGACGGTACTGTCTACAGCGTCTTTGACGTTCGCTTCATTGGTGATGTCGCAATGAATGTATGAGGCAGCGTCGGACCCAATGTCTTTGCACACCGAGTGGCCTAAGTCGTCTTGGATGTCAGCGATGACGACTTTTGCCCCATGTTG
Protein-coding regions in this window:
- the LOC131234955 gene encoding secoisolariciresinol dehydrogenase-like, with translation MSGSKFLASLGKRLEGKVALITRGATGIGETTARLFTQHGAKVVIADIQDDLGHSVCKDIGSDAASYIHCDITNEANVKDAVDSTVSRFGKLDIMFNNAALIDPWKTRLIDNELADFDKVLGNNIKGAFLGTKHAARVMIQAKQGSIINNGSVASVIDGVASHAYVASKHALVGLTRSTAAKLGQFGVRVNCISPFLLDSSLVKSYRFIDKDLEGWMSGFGNLHGVELTAEDIALAALYFGSDESGYVSGQNFVIDGGFGSVNTVFGLFNQHP